The genomic window ACGAGCTCCATGTCGCGCGTGACACGCAGCATGGCTCGGAGTCAGACATCAACACAGAGGTCACTACGGCAGGGCTCTATTCTGGCTAGCTCACCCAGAAAACAGACCTTCGAGCTCGACGTGGGTAACGAGCGATCACCACAAAGGATACTCGTAACTGTCGAGGCTGAGGACTCAGCTAGCCGGAAAACCCATGTTAATCGCCGATTATTCCCGCCGCAAAAGCAAGCCACGCCGCGATCTCCTGTTCGCCGAAAGGTGCGCACGACCACGACGACAGTTCCTCTGAGAGGTCTCACCGACGATGAGGGGCCAACAGGTGCAGAGACACCGCGGAGGAGAGGAAGGCCTCGCAAATCAGGTACACCGATGCCATCGAAGACTGGTACGCCGATGCCTTCGACCAGGAAAAGGGCCGGGAGTCCGCTGGAAAGCACACCCCGGAGGACCCGCAGGTCGGTGTCCATCACGGCAGACTCGGCATCAGAAATGGGCGACGAAGCGGAGGAAAACCAGGAGACACCGAGGCCCAGGCCCAGAAAGTCACCGGTAAAGAGATCGAAAACGCCGGCCAGGAAgacggcagcagcaccaaAGATAGATGCTCAGGAAACTGGAACTGCGAAAAGGAGAGGAAGACCCAGACGACAGGCCCTGGTCCCAGCTGAGATGGAGGAGATGGCCGAGCAAGATACCTTGACAGAGAGCATACCGAATGTGATCCCGACCAGAAACGACGAGACGGGAGAACAAGGCCCGAACGATACGCTATTGTCGACAATCAACGTATCCACGGACGGTTCTGTTGCTGGAGAGGATGCGGATGAAGAGGACATGTGGCTCGCGAACCTGTCTGAATCTCGCTCAGTACCAGCATCTGAGATGGGACAAAGCAGGATTGACGACGCTGATCCACCAAGTACTttggatggtgacgaggaggAAAGGTCGCGCTTGACCTCGGATGCTCCCATCTCGGTAGCCACCGATGGTGACAACGAGAGTGACTTGATAGACTTTGGTGCCGCCGACAAAAGTGACACCGAGTCGCTGGCAACAGAGAGCGTTGCACAAACAGAGACAGACCGCGACACCATTGCCCAAGGGGAGGATTTCAGCATGATCATGATGGATTCGATCGTGTCCTTCCGCGAATCTCGGCAATACCGCGAGGAAAGCCTCCCCGAAATGGGAGAGGCTACAAGCTTTATCGTCGACAGAGCACTTGAATCCATCCGCCATGCGCAGCCTGATGACGGGCACATGCAGTTACAGGCTGACCAGGCAACCGGACAGCAAGATGAGCTCACACCGAATGCCGCAAACGGGGTTGAAGAGGTAGAAGAAGACAACTTGTTACAACTACCGACAGAATCAACTCCTACAATCACCAAACAACTTTCAGGAATAATTGACAACCGGTCCAAGACTCTATCGAATAGCCCTAGACGTGGCAAGACTGCCACTCCTCTCAGTAGACAGCTGGCCATCAAGTCTCTACGACAAGACGAGTCGCTAAATGAGACGCCTTTGGCTTCGCGAGCAGCCAGGGCTGACGCTGCTCGGGAAGAGTCGACACTATATGATGACTCATTTTCGGAAATACCAGATGCGGTACTGGAGGCAGCAACACCCCGCCCACCTAGAAAGCGCTTCCAGGACCAAGAAAGCGCGCAAGATGAGGCTTACCATGTAGAGGAGAGATCTAGTGACGGGGCACTTGAGGATTACGAAAATGATGCCGAGGAAGCTACAGGTCCATCTCGAGACAACTCGGTGGAACTAGTAGCCGCTGCAGCTGCTCAGGGCCCCCTTTCAGATACTGGCAGCATGCTTTTGACTCCAGAAGAGACGCCGTCGCCAGCAAATGATGACGTTTGCGTCGAGGAACCTGTCGACGAGCCCGTCGCTTCTGACGTCGCAGAGGAAGATTTGCGCTCGTCTCCCCCTCTTCTTCGACTTGCCATGAGCACTTCAGGCGCAAGCGATGGACGGCATATGAGACACAATTCAACCGAAACACCAGTCGACCCATCTCCGCCAGAGGTGCCATCTGTACCTCCGGTAGCTGTGGCGGCCGCTGACAGACTTGATTTGCCGTCTCAAACGGCCCGCCCTCCGCTTTCGCCAATTGTTAGGGCCGGGCGAGCACTGCAAACAGTAACCTCTGATCCACCGTCACCGAAGGGTCGGGAGAGCCTCCTTCGAAGTCCATTCCGGTCTTCTACCACACGAGACAGCCAGGAACAGCAGTCGTCTAGCCGACAGTCCATAACTGTCCCTGAGCATGATGTTTCAGAAGCACCACAATCGCCACCGGTAGCTGCTGCCCCGGAACCTCAGTCTACGCAAAGGAGTCAAAGGTCGTGGGCCCAAACTTTCAATCCAATGAAGCAGATAAAGAACATTGTGTCGCAGGGTGCGCAGATGTTCTCGTCACCAAAATTCACCATTCCCCAAGGGATGGATGATCCTTTTGGCCCAGACCCGGACATGCCAAAACCCACAGCTTCACGCCGCCAGGCCCAGGTTCCAGTGATGCAAGAGCAAGCAAGAATCCCGGAGCCTGAGACACACTCTGTGGCTGCCAACGACACCTTGCAGGAAGATGGGATGGACTGGGAGCCATCCGAAAGCCCTACTGAAGGCGTTGCTCGCAGGGCAAGAAGCGCTTCAGCTTCCAGCGTCTTCACAAATGGAGCGTCCGCTCAAGCGGCGCCGTTTGATGCCGAGTCGGACGCGGATGATGCCATGGCCACTGAAGCGGAGTTACAAAACCCTAATGTTCAGTCTGAAGCTGTTGATATGGATGACActgaggaagaggaagacgaAGACGAAGATATCTGGGCAATTGAGGCAGAGCGTCCAATTGGATCACCAAGAAAGGTCACCCAGGTCCAGGACCCGACACTGAACCGCTGGGGTACAGGCAAATCGCCGAGCCCATGGACCAAGGCGCAGAACGAGCCTTCCTTCCATGAGACAGATGATTTCTCCCTACTATCAGTACATGGACGAGATGCATCACAGCTATCACAATCCAGACAAAACCCGCAGTCATTCGAGGTCTCGGCCCACGCAGTACCTGCCAGGCGGGTCGATCTGTCTACATTCTTCTCATCTCCAGCGGTTGTGCCTGGGATGCAGTTGTATGCAGAGGAGGACACGGCTACGGAAAAGTCCCCGGTCCGGCAACGAGAAGCAAGGGAGAATATCCAACTTTCATCTGTTCGGCAAAAGGCGTTCCAGCCAAACAACGGCCAGAGCAGGAGTAACCTATTCTCGCCCGCACCATTTCGCCCAGCAAGCCAGACCCAATACCATCAAAGCCTCTTTGCTCCGTCGTCCGCGGCGTCAACTAGACAGCAACAGTACGCTCAAGTGCCACAGAAGCGTAACTTTGCTCCATTCCTCAGCAAGCCCAGCGTCAATGTAACCAACTCACTTTTTGGTACGGCCAATACTTATGCGCGATCCCAGAGTGCATCCAGCCAAGTCTCTGGAGCAATCGACGAGGAGTCGCACGAAGATCATGAGGACACTGACGAGGCCAGCATTATCAGAGATGACGAAGAGGCAGACGAGTCTAGTTTCATTGCGCCCATTCTCAAGCCATTGCCCGAACGAACTGCCTCTCCGACCAAGTCATGCTTACGCTCTCCTCTGAAGCCTAAAACACCTGGCCCGGTGGTTGAATTTTCGACTAGCACGCTGTCGCCGCTAGAGCAGGAGGAGGCAAGGGCTCGCAGGGAGCGCGAAGCCTACGGATACGACCACGACGATCAATCCGACGTGCAGCCGACGCGCACGTTTAATGCCGGGGAATGCGGAGACAAAGAAAACACGACGAGCACTTCGCGTCTCAAAATGCTTGCCAACAAGGCTATCCCAAAGCTGACaccctcctcatcctcactTCGCCAGCCTCTCTCCGCGCCAAAGGCGACTTCTTCGTCGGCTCCCTTATCCAGAACCGAGTGGACCAAAGCCCACTGGATTCAAATGGACCTGTTGCTGCAAGAAAGACGGCGGGGATCACTCGACTTCCAGCTCCAGCACCGCGGTGTTGGGCTCGCGCAGCGTCGTAGGTCGGCAGCACTTTTGGGCAAGCTCGTATCGGCACAGGGTGAATCAATGGCACTCGAGCAGTGGCACCTCGATGTCGTCAACGCGTTCCGTTCCGACCTGTGTGGGGGTGATGATACCCTGTTCTGTGCTTGGGACGAACATGTGCTTGCGAAGCGGTTATTTGCTTTGCTTGTTGGCGAGGGACGAAGGAAGCAGAAGAAGGCCCTTGCTGGTAATGGTACCACCAGAACGTCGGCGTTCGCTGCCCGTACATAGTGCAAGCGCACATGGGTAActgcttttttgtttgtttttcttctcgGTTGGATATACCATTTGGATCACATTGAGACGTGCATGGAGGTTTTTGCACAGAAGCGGTCTCACATAGAATTGTTTGTATAATCGCGTACCAAGGTCTTCGTTTGGCCTTGGTCGAGTCTTTTATAAGGGGGTTTGTTCGTATGGCATTACAGGAAGCGTTGCGCTTGTTGCATTAGGGATGCTAGCGGATATTTCTAGCATCTTTCCTTTGGGGCATTGGAGTTTGGGCGGTTAAACATGGAAAGGGATTTCTGCATTTGGGGGTCACAACAAAAATTTGACAAATAGCCAGGAGAGAGATTACGCATGTGCAAATACTTTTACTTTGAGACGACCTCTTGAGATTGATAATCCTACCACTCAGACGCCCGATCATCTAATATTACAGCCAAACATGGTGCCATTGACCATCACTCAACCAACCAGGACCTAAGATGGGGTAGAAAGTCGAAATCGAATTCAAGTTCATCTTTAAACCGTTCTACTCTAGCATCGATGCCTGATTGGTGTACAAGACGTCTACAACACTGCTCAACTTTTCGATGGTCGCCAGAGCGTGGTCGTAGGCCTCATCACGTTGAGTTTCATCAAAGATGATGAGGCAACCAGCACCCTGGTCCAACACACCGATGATGACCTTGTCCAGAATCATCTGTGACAGTTTGCGCTCGACTTGCTGCGTGTCGAGGCCAACCATCTTGGCGATGTGATCAATCTCGACGCGCGAGAAGGGCTCAATAACCTTGATCAGATTTTGCTCCAGCATGGCATCGTACAAGCGGCGCAGGTGAGAGCGGACAAAGGCGTCGCCACCAAGCTCGTGACGATAGGCAGCAAGAGACTGTTCGTACTCCTCCAGCGACCTGTTGGCATGGGCGCGCGCAATCGCCTTCATGGCCTCCAGGGACTGGCCGGCATACTTGGCCGCCTGCTTGGACGCCATAAGGGTGTTGACGTCGTCAACGAGGTTGAGCATGATCTTACACAGCAGCATGTACTGCAGAGCGGCGGTGGCGTTCTTGGTCGCGTCCTGCGAGTGGTAGCCGTCGAGAGCCTCGATGAAGTAACTGAAAGCGGTGTTGAAGTCCTTGTCCTCGGCGTGCAGCATGCCGGACTGCATGTCGAGATTGGCCTGCAGCATGGGAGGGGTATAGACGGACGCCGCGCTGGTTCGAGCGCTCGTCAGGGCCGCGCGGGCCTTGGATATATTTCCGAGCGCATGGTAGACGCGGGACTCGAGGAGCTGTACCTCGACCAGCATGAGCTTGTCATCGAGGCGTTTAAGCTCCTTCAGCAGGCCGTTGATCAGGGTCAGTGCTTCATAGTATGACTGCTTAGCCATATGCAGCGTCACCAGCCTAGTCTCGAGGTTCTGCCGCAAGAACGTCCGTCGCTCCGAGGTTGCCCACTCTATACATGACTTGGTCACAGATACCTGGAGGTCCGTTGTGTTGGGGATGCCGTCGAAGAAGTCAAGCAGCTGGCGGACGAGCTTGGCCGTCTTTGCCTTGGCAAATGACGACAGCACTGTCCGGCTCCTCTTGATGAGCTCGACGAGATCATTTGAGTTTCTTGCAAGTGGTAAGGTCAGTAACAAGCCTTTTCTTCAAAGCATGTTTGGTTGCGAGATGGGTGCGGCTGCTCACTTCTGGTCGCGGTACAGTTCGCCCAGGCTGAGTAACGCCAGTTCGTATTCCTTGACGGCAGCGTCCGAGGTAACTGATGGTGGCTTGGAAACGATCTCCTTGTACAACTCCTCTGCCTTCTTCGGGTTCGATTTTGCGGCTTCTTGCGCCTCGCGCAACCTTTGGGAGTCTCCTGCAGCCATGGTGTCGTAATCTGAGGGTGACTGGAATATGTCGCCAATGGAGTGATGTAGCGCTGTTGTCCGGTGACAATCGCCCGCCTGATCGATATCGTATCCCTCGAGAGATAGCGATTGATGATGTATTGTTTCAATTTGAAGttgtttttagggagttgaCCCGGCGATGTCTCGTTCGTTTATCGTCACGGCGGGTTGAGATGGGTTGAGATGTCGTTTCGGTGATTGCTTTGCTGGGAGCTTCCAAAGTGCACACACCTAAGCTCCGTCAAACAGCCTACCACCCAATCTAGGTTGCAGCCGACGTACGAAAGCGCGGGACAAACATGAACGAAGGGTTCCCTGGTCATATTACATAATCGGACGGTGGGTATGGTATGCTGATAAGATAGATGGTGGGTCTGGATCTAATCTGCCCTGCGATTCCGCCAATTTTTTCGCGGGGAGCTCTTGTCGGCATGCGAAAGTTGATCCGGTCTGCCCCAGGTACAGTCGGTTGGTTAGCTGGGTCACTTACCATCACCGTGAGCCTGTTGCTACAACCACATACATTTCTCGCCAAAATGAAAATAAAGGCGTGAGTGTCACCCTCGTCGCCTGTCGCTCAAACAAGGCTTCGTACTAAAGCAGATATCCTATCACAGACTGAGCCGCGCCCCTCAGCAGCCTGCGGGCTCTGACGTCGCAAGAAAACCGAAGAATGTCGATCCAGCTCTGCATCCCTTTGAGAGGGCAAGGGAGTACCAAAGGGCTCTCAATGCAGTCAAAATGGAGAGGATGTTTGCCGCACCTTTTATAGCACAGCTTGGCAAGGGTCACGTCGACTCGGTCTTCTCCATGACAGTGGACCCCGAATCTCTTTCAAGAGTTGCCTCTGGAAGCGCCGATGGTGTTGTTAAGATCTGGGACTTAACTAGTCGGGAGGAAATGGTAAGCTTGACTGTTTTTGGGTCGCTCAGAGAGAGATGCCATTGTGCGCATGGTGGATATGGCTAACCTGGCTGCTTCGAACTCAGTGGCACACGACGGCGCACGAGAACATCGTCAAGGGCATGTGCTTTACAAAGGACCAGAAGCTTCTCACATGCGCTTCTGACAGGACGATCAAGCTCTTCTCACCCGACCAAGCTTCCGACTCTGCTCCTCTATCAACCTGGCTTGGAAACAACGCCTTCACGTCTCTGTCTCATCACCGATCCAAGAACTCGTTCGCTGCCGCTTCCAGCGTCATCTCCATCTATGACCTTGAGCGCCACTCCGCCGCGCCCGAAGTTCTGCGCTGGCCCACATCTACAGACACTATCAACTCCGTTGCGTTCAATCAAGTGGAGCAGTCAATACTCGGCTCGTGTGCCTCGGACCGTGGCATTATATTGTAAGCTCATACTGCCAGCAAAGGTCTGAGTATGAAGAATTCTTTACTGATCATATATATTTAACAGATACGATCTGCGAACCTCCATGCCTCTGCACAAGACTGTTCTGAACTTTACATGCAACAAATTTGCATGGAACCCTATGGAAGCTTTCAACTTTGCCGTCGCTAGCGAGGACCACAACATTTATCTGTAAGTCTCTGATGAATTATTCAAGGGCTGCTAGACAGCATGTTCTAATCGAGCGTATGCTAAAAAATTGACCTGGCAGATTTGACATGCGCAAAATCGACCGGGCCTTGAACGTACTGAAAGGTCATGTGGCTGCTGTCATGGATGTGCAATTCTCACCCAATGGTG from Pyricularia oryzae 70-15 chromosome 4, whole genome shotgun sequence includes these protein-coding regions:
- a CDS encoding 26S proteasome non-ATPase regulatory subunit 11, which produces MAAGDSQRLREAQEAAKSNPKKAEELYKEIVSKPPSVTSDAAVKEYELALLSLGELYRDQKNSNDLVELIKRSRTVLSSFAKAKTAKLVRQLLDFFDGIPNTTDLQVSVTKSCIEWATSERRTFLRQNLETRLVTLHMAKQSYYEALTLINGLLKELKRLDDKLMLVEVQLLESRVYHALGNISKARAALTSARTSAASVYTPPMLQANLDMQSGMLHAEDKDFNTAFSYFIEALDGYHSQDATKNATAALQYMLLCKIMLNLVDDVNTLMASKQAAKYAGQSLEAMKAIARAHANRSLEEYEQSLAAYRHELGGDAFVRSHLRRLYDAMLEQNLIKVIEPFSRVEIDHIAKMVGLDTQQVERKLSQMILDKVIIGVLDQGAGCLIIFDETQRDEAYDHALATIEKLSSVVDVLYTNQASMLE
- a CDS encoding U3 small nucleolar RNA associated protein → MKIKALSRAPQQPAGSDVARKPKNVDPALHPFERAREYQRALNAVKMERMFAAPFIAQLGKGHVDSVFSMTVDPESLSRVASGSADGVVKIWDLTSREEMWHTTAHENIVKGMCFTKDQKLLTCASDRTIKLFSPDQASDSAPLSTWLGNNAFTSLSHHRSKNSFAAASSVISIYDLERHSAAPEVLRWPTSTDTINSVAFNQVEQSILGSYDLRTSMPLHKTVLNFTCNKFAWNPMEAFNFAVASEDHNIYLFDMRKIDRALNVLKGHVAAVMDVQFSPNGEELVSGSYDRTIRLWKRDKGHSADIYHTKRMQRVFASAWTPDNKYVLSGSDDGNVRLWRARASQREGVKSARQRQAEEYNQAVTARYAHMPEIRRIKNHRHVPKVIKKAGEIKSEELRAIKRREENERKHSSKKFEKRKAEREKMILAKEKKSKKILRLMFPR